The following DNA comes from Gymnogyps californianus isolate 813 unplaced genomic scaffold, ASM1813914v2 HiC_scaffold_32, whole genome shotgun sequence.
ACTCCCTTGGTCCCCACGACACCGCACAGCCTGAAGTCACCCTCTGCGGAGCCGGCTCAGCCCCGCGCCACGGCGACGTGGTGCTCTGAAAGCACCCAAAGCCACAACCACCCCCCCAAAATCTCCCCCCTGCAACCACCCCcccacaacccccccccccccccaatctccCAAGACATTGCATTCCTCCACGTTGCCTTCCTCCTTTAATTGCACATGGTTGAGCTGGAGCATCTAGagatatatctatatatatatatgtgtgtgttttaacaCCTCCTAGGCTTTATTGCACAGCATCGCGACAGGCGATACCCTCCGCGGCGGCTCTTTTGTGTGGGAGGAGGGGGCAAAAGGGGACCCTCGCCCAGAAGCCAGCATtgaaggaggagatgggggGTCTTTCTTTGCGAAAACAAGTGGAAGGAAATAAAGCTGTGACATTTCCCGGGTTGGGAattcaaaaaataaaggggggaAAATAAGGAGAAGCAGCCGGGGAAGGGATGGGGATGAAGGGAGGAGGGTCTGCTGGATGCTCCTGCAGAAAtcaagctgaaggaaaaggctCCTTTCAGCCcagggagggattttttttttttttttttttttttttttttaaggagtcGGCTCCATCCTTTGCAGCTCGTAAATAAAAGCATTCCTCGGCGCTGCTGGTCATGACCATGAACGCGGGGAAGCGGGAGCACGTGGTGAGCATCCAGACTTCCCAGAAAACGCTGCTTTGCCATAAAATTAATCCCCCCTCCGATATAAAACGAATGGAGCAAAGCGCGGCGTGGCAAAGCACCGGGCTGCACCACCGcccccccctcttccccttcaGCCCGAATTAAaaattcctatttcttttcctttttatcctaAATCACAATTTCCCATACAGGCAAAGCTTCCCAGGGCCCTAAACCTGCTGCTCCCCCCGTCCTaaccccccccccgcccccgcctcGTTTCCCCCCGACCTAGAAGTGCCTTGAACACAGACCTGACAGGGAATCACGAAAATTGGTGTTTTTCTCCAGGAAATCCGAGCACACGTACAAAGAAAACACGTCGCATCCTACCAGGCCCCTCTCTATTGCcctgaaagggaaaaagccaGACAGGGTTTTAGGGAGCCAaccccccccgtccccccctccctccatccccaaaGACCGAAACCTCTTCTTAAAGCTGGGGTTGTCCCTATTTGCAGCTGGCAGGACTTTTTAGGGAGGTAAAGAAAGCATCACCCTTGCTAGAAACCTGCAGCTTTTGAACAGGAtgggcagctggggaagggagatATAGCTGAGCGAGAtctatttccttaaaaaaaaaaaaaaacacccacaatctgctttttttcttttttttaattgagaaaacAGCACCCAGGCGACAAAGCGCATCTTTCGAGCTGTCCCAGGGAAGGGGAGATGCGACTCGCTCAGACTCCAACAGGCTGTTAACATCGGAGGGTACaaaacagaaggattttttcctaCCTATTTTCCTACGCTGTCTTcaataaacacagcaaaacagcatACATACTCCGTCAGCAGAGCTGTTgcaaagaaatatctttttttttttttttttgagaggaagGATGTAATTTGGGGGTAGTGCAGAGAAACGCTGTggattcagagagaaaaaaaaaaatctccgaAAGGCTCAGTTGACGTGGaaggaaattcagatttttcccTGGGAGGGTTTTCTGAGGCGGGGTGTGTGCGTTTCCCTTCTCCTTGTGACATTCTGGCGTTGAGGACACCACCACCGCCTGCATTGAAGCCTATCTATAGGGACATACTGTGATACACATACCTCATAtattatatagatatatacCATATACACCGGATATATACACAGTCTTTGTCTCTCGCCTCTTCCTAGAGATCCTGATTAAGCCTAGAGATCCTGATTAAGCCTAGAGATCCTGATGAGCCGCAAACCCTCAATTTAGACTGAGAAAAACACATCGTGGGGCACACCGTGCACTGAAAAAAGCATCTTCCATAAGGATGCGGGGCCGGTGCTTTAAGACAACATACCCCATCCCCTTCcctattggttttttttcccctattcctttatttttgctatttttccccTCCCGCTTTCCCACTAAACACCAAACCAGCCCTAAACCCTGCATGGTAACCCAGGAGAGGATCCAGGATCCACCCTCGTCACCCTCAACCCCGGTCTCGCCGCCAACCGAAGCCGGGCGGAGGtggaggggaggtggggggggggagagcagGACCGGCGGCCCCCGACGGCCCCGACGGTGCCCGGCGCTGTACGGAAACCCTAcctgtgctgctggcaaagGCAAAGCGGTTAAAGTCGCACTCAAAACCTCCCTTTCAGCCCGCCGAGCATCCCTGGAAGCCGTCTGTCCCCCCGCGGTCCCGGCGGAGAAgatgcattattattattatcattattttttctcactGTCGGGTTTCATATTTTAAGGGAAACTggttatttattaatattatttctttattcattgATTTCTGGgtagggaggggtggggggattAAGAGTGAATCAGGTAAAGTCCTGGGAGCTCGGGTGAACACTAGAGAGTCTAtgtgggggtttgggttttttttgtttgtttgtttgtttgtttttaatacccGACTCGGAcgcttttaaaactttaaaagaaagaaagggctTGCTCTCTCAGGAggagtcttttctttttcatacgCCGGTTCTGGAACCAGATCTTCACCTGCTGGTCGCTCAGGTTTAATCGGTCTGAGAGCTCCCTCCTTCTTTGGCGAGTAATGAATTCATTGACCATAAATTccccttccagctctgccagctgcagtTTGGAATAGGGTTTTCGTTTTTTCCGGGACCGTGTGTGCATCGGGTACCAAGGAGCACCTGGCAAAGGGGGAGCGAGAGTTGAGCActtggcaaggaaaaaaaaaaaaggcaaaaaaaaagcaaccctcctctttaaaaaaaggggcacccccagcaccccttTCTGCACCTCCCTGGTGGCCCCGCTGTCCCCGGGGTCCTCCGCTGTTCTGGCCGTAGGTGCTTAGGGAtgctcccagctgcctcccaggGCCACGGGTGACGCGTGGGGCGGGCACAGGAGGCAGAAGAAGGGAAAGGTAGGGAGCGTTATAACCGGGGCACGGAGCAAAGGACGGGCAGGGAGCGGGCGACAAGCCTGGGACCCCCCGGGAGGAGCTCCACGGCCGCTCCTGCCCCGCTAACAGGGAGAAACCTCCACCCCAACGCCAACTTTGAAGGCTGtaggtggtttgttttttttcttttaagcatcccccccttctccccccttccctcgGGCAGACACACCTCTGCGATGTCCCCAGAAAGCGCCGGACCCTTCGCCAGCCCTCCGCGCCGGGCAGGGATGAGCAACCACTCAACCACTACCCTTCTCTGcgtccctctctctctcttcttcttcttcttcttcttttttttttttttatgggatatttacatgtttatagccttttcttttaaaagaagcacCACCTAATAAAACATTAGGGATTTCGGTGCTACCCCTAGTGGTCTCAGCACACATAGACACGCCGCTTCCCATCGCTGAGCCCATGAATTACACCACGAAGGAGCCCCAAGCCGGCAAGTTTCCAAGcaaatccccccccccaacacgACCAGATCCAGCCCCGAGACCCTCCTTCCCGGGTCTTACCACCGTTGCCTAAAGTGCTGCCTTGGTTCAGGGGGGAGACCAAACCCCCCGCTTCTCCGGTCGTGCCTTTATTCCCTTCATTGAGCAAGGAAGAGCTGGAGTCTGACTCCAAGGACTGGCAGGACGGAGGGTCGTGGGGCACCGCTTCGCTGGTCGGATAGTCATATTTGCTGAAATTGCCCCCCATGCCATTGGGGAGGCTG
Coding sequences within:
- the HOXC12 gene encoding homeobox protein Hox-C12, yielding MGEHNLLNPGFVGPLVNIHTGDTFYFPNFRASGGQLPGLPSLSYPRRDNVCSLPWASSEPCNGYPQPYLSSPVSINPSFGRACDLARVEESKCYYRETCSETTGLKREERGRDSALLPLESSLPNGMGGNFSKYDYPTSEAVPHDPPSCQSLESDSSSSLLNEGNKGTTGEAGGLVSPLNQGSTLGNGGAPWYPMHTRSRKKRKPYSKLQLAELEGEFMVNEFITRQRRRELSDRLNLSDQQVKIWFQNRRMKKKRLLLREQALSFF